CGCGTGAGCCCGGAGAGCGCGCCCGAGAGCTCATTGCGGTGCAATACGTCGAACGTGACGTAGCGCATGGGCAGATCACGATACGAATGCTTGCTCGACGCGAAGTACAAATGGTGCGACGGGCAGTTCATCGGCTTGAGCGACATGTCGTGCTCGCCGGTCTCACTGTCGAGCACGAGGAACATGTTTTCCTTGTACTTGCCCCAGTGGCCGGACTGCTCCCACAGCGCCTTGTTGTACAGCAGCGGCGTCTTGATTTCCTTGAACGCTTCCTGCTGACGCTCGCGTACGAACGCTTCGAGCGTGTTGTACAACGTGGTGCCCTTGGGCGTCCAGAACACGGCGCCGGGCGCGACGGGGAACAGCTGGAACAGATCGAGCGCCTTACCCAGCACCCGATGGTCGCGCTTCTTGGCTTCCTCGAGATTGTGCAGGTGCTGCTCGAGTTCGTCCTTCTTGAAGAAGGCCGTGGCATAAATGCGCTGCAGCATTTGGCGCTTCACATCGCCGCGCCAGTAGGCGCCGGCCGTCGTGAGCAGCTTGAAATGCTTCAGATACGACGTATCCGGCACATGCGGGCCGCGGCACAGGTCGATGAACGGGCCGTCGGTGTACGTGGAGATGACTTCGTCGCTGCCCTCGAAATCGTCGAGGCGCTCGAGCTTGAGCGGATCGTCGGCGAAGCGCACGCGCGCCTCGGCCAACGACACTTCTTCGCGCACGAACGGATACTTCTCGGCCACGACCTTTTTCATCTCGGCTTCGAACGCGGCCAGATCTTCGGGCGTGAACGGCTTCTCGACTTCGAAGTCGTAGTAGAAGCCATCATCGATCGCCGGACCGAACCCGATCTTGGCATCGGGACGCAGTCGGCGCACCGCCGTGGCCAGGATATGGGCGCCGGAGTGCCGCAGCACCTGGACGGCCCGCGGGTCCTTTTCCGTGATGACCACGAAGGAACCCGATGCGCGCAACGGGGTCATGAGGTCCAACACCTCTCCATCCACCGCGACCGCCAGCGACGCCTGCAGCAGGCGTGCCCCGATCGAGCCCACCACATCGCGCGCCAGCGTCCCGGGCGGGACCTCGCGTGTGGAGCCATCGGGAAGTGTCAGGACGATGTGCGCGTGGGCAGCAGCGTCAGCAGGAGATTGCGAACCGGCAGTCATCAGGAGCGGGCAGAAAGGTGAACGCCCTCGCTGAGCGAGGACGGTCAAGTTATCCTTGCACAAGGAGTCACGCCAAGATCAAACGCGATCCTCTTCTCGATCGCGGTGAACTGGCGTCGGGTCACGGAGGTGGCACCATGGCACAATCCCGATTCAGGAAGCGTCCGACGCGGACCTCGTCGGTACTGTTGGTGGCGCTCGGCGCGGTTGCCGGCGTCGCGCTGGGCATGCTGGTCGCCGATCGCGTCGGCGGCGTGGACGGACTGCTGCTGCCGCGGCGGTCGAGGCAGCCGCCGGCAGCCCGGGCCCGAGGGCTGGCGCGGCGACGAACGCCGCACCGACTCGTTCGATGAGCTCGCCGACGATGACTCGGAGCTGTCCGGCGAGTCGATCGCCCACATGCACGTCCGGCGTCGCGGGGATTCACCGGCGCCCCGCCCCGAGGCGATGCCCGACCGCCTGTCCACTCGCGAGCGCCTGCGAGACCGCATGCGCGACCGCCGCACACGCTCCATCGAGCCTCAGACCGAGCCTCAGGCCGCCGTTGCTCCGATGGCCGACGTGGTCGTGACCCCCATGGGTCCATCGGTGCCGACCCACGAGGAGCTGGAGGCCCGGGTGCTCGAGGCATTCCGGCACGATCCGGTGCTCGAGGCGCGCGCCATCGATATCGGCGCCGTGGGCGCGGGCACCATCGAACTGACCGGGTGGGTCGAAAGCACCGCAGAGATCGCGCACGCGCTCACGCTGGCCCGCGGAGTTCCCGACGTCACTGCGGTGGTCGATCATCTGGCCGTACACGGGCCGGGATCGATCCAGAGCCACCGGACGGCGCAGTACGAAACGCCGCGCGGACGGTGAGTCCGGCGTAGGCCGGCAGGCTGCCTTTCGGTGTTATCTTGGGCCATGACTGCGCCCGATACGAATCCGCTGCCGACGACCTACGACGCCGCCGCCACTGAGTCCACCTGGTACGCCCGGTGGACCGAGCACGGTGTGTTCACTGCCGATGCCGAACGCGCCGCCACGCGCGAGCCGTTCGTGATCGTCATCCCGCCGCCCAATGTGACGGCGGTGCTGCACATGGGGCATGGCCTCAACAACACCGTGCAGGACGTGCTCATTCGCTGGCGCCGCATGGCCGGCGATGAAGCGCTCTGGCTCCCCGGCACCGACCACGCGGGCATCGCCACGCAGAACGTGGTGGAGAAGCAGCTCGCGGCGCAGGGACAGACGCGCTTTGACGTGGGCCGCGGGCCCTTCGTCGACAAAGTCGCCGAGTTCGTGGAACACACCGGCGGCGAGATCCTGAATCAGCTGAAGGCGATCGGATCGAGCGCCGACTGGTCGCGCACGGCCTACACGTTCTCCCCCGCCCTCTCGAAGTCGGTGCGTGAGGCGTTCGTGCGCCTGCACGAAGACGGCCTGGTGTACAAGGGCCATCGCGTGATCCACTGGTGCCCGCGCTGCGGCACCTCGCTGTCGGATGAAGAGGCGGAGTTCACCGACACGACGGGCAAGCTGTATCACCTCAGGTACACGCTCGCCGACGACCCGACGCAATCGATTACCGTGGCGACCACGCGCCCGGAAACGATGCTCGGCGACGTGGCCGTGGCCGTCAATCCCGAGGACGAACGTTATCTCGCGATGATCGGCAAGGACGTCGTGCTGCCGATCAACGGCGTGCGCGTTCCGATCATCGCCGACAGCTACACCGACGCCGCGTTCGGCACCGGTGCCGTGAAGATCACGCCCGCGCACGATGCGAACGACTTCGAGGTGGGCAAGCGCCACGGACTGGCGATGCCGGTCATCATCGATGCCGAGGGCATCGTGCGTGAAGTCGACGACGCGGCCGGACGTGTGCCTGCCGCGTTGGCGGGGCTTGATCGCGCAGAGGCGCGCACGGCCATCGTGAAGATGCTAGAGGCCGAAGGCGCGTTGGTGAAGGTCGAGCCGCACGCGCATGCCGTGCGTCATTGCTACCGCTGCGACACGGTGGTGGAGCCGCGCCTGTCCGATCAGTGGTTCGTGCGCATGCGTCCGCTCGCCGACAAGGCGCTCGACGTGCTGCGCGGTGGCCAGCTGCGCATTCTGCCGGATCGCTGGGAAGCGGTGTACGTGAACTGGCTGGAAGGCATTCGCGATTGGAATATCTCGCGTCAGATCTGGTGGGGACATCGCGTGCCTGTGTGGTACTGCGACAATCCCACCTGCGCGCAGGAGCCGATCGTGTCACGCACCGATGTCACGGCGTGTCCGTCGTGCCACGGCACGGTGCGTCAGGACGAGGACGTGCTCGACACTTGGTTCTCGTCGTGGCTGTGGCCCTTCTCGACGCTCGGCTGGCCCGATGAAACGCCGGACCTCAAGGCGTTCTACCCGGGCGACGTGCTGGTGACGGCGCCGGAGATTCTGTTCTTCTGGGTGTCGCGGATGGTGATGTCGGGGTGCTGGTTCCTCGATCAGACGCCGTTCCACACCGTGTATCTGCATGGTACGGTGCGCGACATGCAGCACAAGAAGATGTCGAAGTCGCTGGGCAACGGCATCGATCCGCTCGACGTGGTGAAGCTGTACGGCGCCGATGCGTTGCGGTGGACGATGACGGCCGGCCTCGGGCTCGGCGTCGACGTCATGCTCGATCCGAACGATCTCGAGAAGTCGTTCGCGCCAGGGCGCAACTTCTGCACGAAGCTCTGGAACATCGGACGCTTCCTGCTCTCACGCGTGGGCACCGAGCCGCTGCAGTCGCTGTCGTCGATCGCGCCCGAGCGACTCACTGCGGCCGACCAGTGGATCCTCGATCGTCTCGATCAGGCCATTCTCGACTGCGACGCCGCCCTGGGTCCGCCACGTCCGGCCAACGGACACACCTGGACGGAGGCTGAGCGCGGTCGCGGTCTGCGCTTGTCGGAGTACGCCGAGGCGGCGCGCCGATTCGTGTGGAACGAGCTGGCCGACTGGTATCTCGAGGCGCTCAAGCCGCGCCTGTACGCCACGGAGGGTGAGGATCGCGAAGTGGCGCGCACCGTGCTGGCGCATGCCTTCGACGGCGCCCTGCGGCTGCTTCAGCCGGTGGTGCCGTTCATTACCGAAGCGCTGTGGCAGCAGCTGCCGAACACGCCCGAAGGTGCGTTCCTCGCCCAGGCGGCGTGGCCGGTTTCGCGTCGGGCCGATGGCGCGGCCTCGGTCGGCGCTCAAGCGTTCGAGTACACCCGCGATGCGGTGCAGGCGATCCGCAGCGTGCGTTCGGAGTACAACGTGAATCCGGGCGCGTGGGTGGAGGCGATGCTGGTAGCTCCGGCAGGGATCGCGGAGCTGCTCGATGCGCAGCGCGACACGATTGGCTCGCTGGCGCGCGCGCGCGTGGCGATGGCATCGGAGAACCCCGGGGGCGCGTCGGCGCAGCTGTTGCTGCGTGACGGCGTGGAACTGGTCGTGCCGTTGGCCGGCATGGTGGATCTCGAGAAGGAGAAGCAGCGCTTGCAGGGAGAACTCACGCAACTCGAAACGCAGTTGAACGCGCTGGACGGTCGTCTGGCCAACGAGAAATTCGTGGCCAAGGCGCCGCCGGCGTTGGTGGAGGCGGAACGTGCCAAAGCCGAGGAGTGGCGGGCCCGCTGTGAGCTGATGCGCACCAAGCTCGGTACCTTCGGCGCGTGAAGACCGCGATGAAGGCCGTTGCGCTGCGGGCGGCCGCCCTGCTGCTGCTCACCGGTTGCGCCAATCAGACGGCGCCACCGGGGGGCCCTCCTGATTTGGCGCCGCCACTGGTACTGAAAGTGACGCCGCAGGACAACGCGGTCGGCGCCAAACCGAAGGCCGTCGTGCTGCAGTTCGATGAAGTGATCAGCGAAACGCCCAAAGGCGCGAAGGACATCGCCGATCTGGTGTTCATCAGTCCCAAGAGCGGCGTGCCCAAGGTGGACTGGGGACGTTCGAAGATCGAGATTCGCCCATCGAACGGCTGGAAGCCGAACACCGTCTACTCGGTGGTGATCAAACGCGGCCTGCAGGACCTGCGCAGCAACGGCATCGACAGCACCATTCGATTGGTGTTCAGTACCGGCGGACCGATTCCGACCACGCGCATTACCGGCGTGGCCTTCGATTGGGCGGCCGGCAACGGACTCTCGGGTGCGTTGGTCGAAGCCATCGCGCCCGACAGCACCACGTATCAGGTAGTCGCCGATTCCACGGGCCGGTACGTACTGCAGTATCTGCCACCCGGCCCGTACCTGTTGCGCGCGTATGGTGATCGGAACACCAATCGCAGTCTCGATCCCATCGAAGTGTGGGACTCGGTGAGCGTGACGCTCACGCAGTCGGCCGACATCGAGTTCTATGGCTTCGCCCACGACACCGTCGGCTTGCGCGTGTCGGAAGTGACGCCGCTCGACAGTGCCGTGCTGAAGGTGGTGTTCGACAAACCGTATGCACCCGGGCGGCTGTTCGGCCCCGAGGATGTACTGATCAGGCGCAACGATTCAACGATCGTGCGCGTGAAAGCCGTGCAGACGATTCCCGAGCGCAATCTGGCCGACTCACTGCGCGCGAAAGTGCGCGCCGACTCGGTGGCGCGCGTGGCGGCGTTGCGCGATTCCACGCCGGCGTTGCGCGCCCGTACCGATTCCTTGGCACGCGTCAAGCGCGCCGATAGCCTGGCCGCCGTGGCACGCACCGAGCGCGAGGCACGGGCCCGAGCGGCGGCGCGCCGAGGCCGCCCCGGTGCCCCGATCGACACGACGCCGCCGCCGAAGCTTCGTCGCCCGCTGCTGTACAAGGAGATTTACGTGACGCTCGACACGGTGCTCGAGCCGCAGAAGCAGTTCCGGCTCACCGTGAGCAACCTGCGCAGCCTCTCCGGCACGGTCCGCTCACCGGCGCGCACGTTCACCACGCCGCGCGCCCCGAAGCCCGACAGCACGAGCGACGCCGCGAAGCGCGACAGCACGAAACGCGACACCACAGCGGTCAAACGGTGACCGCGTCGCCCAGTGAGCACGCACCGGTTCCCGCGCTGTTCATCGACCGCGACGGGACGCTGATCGCCGATGCGCACTACCTCGCCGATGCCAATCGCGTGCAGCTGATTCCCGGCGCGGCGGCGGCCGTCGCCAAAGCGAATGCGGCACAGGTACCGGTGGTCGTCGTCACGAATCAGTCGGGCATCGCTCGCGGACTGATCACGACGTTTCAGTATGAGGCGGTCCGTGATCGAACGAATGCCTTGCTGAGCGCCGATGGCGCGGCGGTACTGGCCACCTACCACTGTCCGCACTGGGGACATCCCAAGGAGCCGTGCGAGTGCCGCAAGCCGGGCCTCGGCATGTATCGCGAAGCGGCCGCAGCCTATGCGCTCGACCTGGCGCACAGTGCGTATATCGGCGACCGGTGGCGCGACGTACAGCCGGCGCTGGCCACCGGCGGCATCGGCATCCTGGTACCCGGCATCGAGACGCCCTCGGCCGATGTAGAAGAAGCGCGGTCGGCCCTCTCCGCCCGCATCTTCATGGCGGACAACATTCTGGAGGCGGTGTCGATTGCGTTGGCGATGATCGGCGCCCGGCCGCCCCTGCAGTCACCATCGGACGCGCAGTAGTTTGGGCGCCATGACATCACAAGCGCGTATCTCCGTGCTCGCGTCTGGCGGCGGATCCAACCTGCAGGCGCTCATCGACCACTTTGCGGGTCCCGCCGCCAACGCGGGCGTGCTCACCTTCGTGGCCTCTGAACGCGAGTCGGCGGGTGCGCTTGATCGCGCCCGCTCCGCCAGGATTGCCACGGGCGTGGTCGACGAGCCGAACGATAGCGATGCCATCCTCTCGCTGCTCGATGCCGCCAAGACCGATGTGCTCGTGCTGGCGGGCTATCTGAAGTTGGTGCCCGCGGAAGTCGTGCGCGCCTTCCGCGGACGCATCCTGAACGTGCACCCGGCGCTCCTGCCCTCGTTCGGCGGGCCCGGCATGTACGGGATGCGCATTCACCAGGCCGTGCTCGATCACGGTGCCACGCTTACCGGTGTCACCGTGCACTTCGTCGATGAGCACTTCGATCGAGGACCGATCATCGCGCAGTGGCCGGTGCCGGTGCTTCCCGGCGACGACGCGACGGTGTTGGCGGCGCGTGTGCTGCGCACCGAGCATCGCCTGCTCCCCCTGTGCGTCGCGGCCGTAGCATCGGGTGCGATCGTGCTCGGTGAAGACGGCCGCGTGCACGGACATCTCGACATCCCCGTGTCGGTGCATGCCCCTGAATGGCGTTTTGGGCTGGCCGAGGACGCCGCCGGTCCGTCGCTGGCATTTGCGTCTGATGTGGCGCGACTTTTTCCGCGCTGAATTGCTTCCGCTGTTCTTCTCCCTCTTCTGATCCCGTCTCCATGCGCGCGCTGCTTTCCGTTTCCGACAAGTCTGGTCTCGTGCCCTTCGCCACCGGTCTCGCCCAGAAGGGCTACGAACTGGTCTCCACCGGCGGCACGGCCAAGGTTTTGCGCGACGCCGGCCTCGCCGTGAAGGACGTCAGCGAGATCACGGGCTTTCCGGAAATGCTGGACGGGCGTGTGAAGACGCTGCACCCGGTGATTCACGGCGGTTTGCTGGCGCGACGCGACGTGGCGGAGCACATGGAGGCGATCAAGGCACACGACATCGGCACCATCGACCTGGTCGTCGTGAACCTGTATCCGTTTCGCGAAACGGCGGCCAAGCCGAAGGTGCACCCGGAAGAGGTGATCGAGAACATCGACATCGGTGGACCGTCGATGCTGCGCTCGGCCGCGAAGAACTTCGCGTCGGTGTGGGTGATCGTCGACCCGACCGACTATGCGCATGTGCTGGCGATCGTGCAGTCTGATGGTGACGACCTCGCGTTCCGCACGCTGTTGGCGGAGAAGGTGTATGCGCACACGAGCAGCTACGATTCGGCGATCGCGCAGTGGTTCGCGCAGCAGCGTAACGAGCCGTTCCCCGATCGCTTTCCCATCGCCTTCGAGAAACAGCAGGCGTTGCGCTACGGCGAGAACCCGCAGCAGCGCGCGGCCTTCTACGTGGAGAAGCCGGGTGCCGGACTCGGTGCGTTAGTGCAGAAGGGCGGCAAGGAACTCTCGTTCAACAACCTGCTCGACCTTGAAGGTGCACTGCTCGCCATCGAGCCGTTCGCCGATCAGCCGGCATGCGCCATCATCAAGCACACCACGCCCTGTGGCGTGGCAACCGGCATCGACGCCCTCTCGGCGTACAAGAAGGCGCTGGCGTGTGATCCCGTGTCGGCCTTCGGCAGTGTAATCGCGTTCACCGTGCCGGTCGATGTGGCGGCGGCGGAAGCGATCTCCAGCTTGTTCGTCGAGTGTATCGTGGCGCCGTCCTTCTCCGATGCGGCCGTCGAGATTCTCGGGCGCAAGAAGAACCTGCGGGTGCTCGAAGGCCGCGCGAACTGGCCGAAGGGCGGCATGGACTACAAGCGCGTGCGCGGCGGCCTGTTGGTGCAGGATCGCGCGCCGGCGCCGATGGCGCCGGCTACGTGGAACGTGGTGACCAAGCGTCAGCCGACCACGGACGAGATGGTGGACCTCCACTTCGCCTGGAAGTCGGTGGCGAGTGTGAAGTCGAATGCGATCGTGCTCGTGCACGACGGCGCCACGATCGGTATTGGTGCCGGCCAGATGTCGCGCGTGGACGCCAGCTTTCTTGCGGTGCACAAGGCGACGAGTGTGGGCCATGTCACCGAGGGGGCGGCCCTGGGCTCCGACGCCTTCTTCCCGTTTCGCGACGGGATCGATCAAGCGGCGGCGGCTGGTGTAAAGGCTATCGTGCAGCCCGGTGGATCCGTGCGCGACGCGGAAGTCATCGCGGCCGCCGATGAGCATGGCATCGCGATGGTGTTCACTGGCGAGCGCCTGTTCCGCCACTAGGCGAACTGCTTTTCCCCTTGGTCGGAGAGTCCGTGATGTCTCGACGTGTGACCGTGCTGTGTGCCGCCGCTTTCGGCGCGATCGTAGCTGCAACTGTTGGCGTGGCCCCACTCGCGGCGCAGAGCAAGTCGGCGAAGACAATCGCCGCGCCATCCCCCGTGCTGGTTGGTGGATGGAGCGGCACGGCCACGGTTCCACTGCCGGACAGCGTGATTGTGGTGCCGGTGCTCTACACCTTTACACAGAGCGGCACCACGATCTCCGGTCAGGCGATGGTGCCCGGTCAAGGTACGGGGCCGATCTCCAACGTCGTCGTGACCGGCAAGCAGGTGCGCTTTCGCGTGACGGCGCCCGAAGGAAAGCTGCTCGAACACGACGGCACGTTCGGCGCTGACGGCAGCATCGAGGGCATGGTGAACATGGACAAGCAGCCCATCGCCAAGTTCAAGATCTCGCCGAGAAAGGACTCGAAGTCGACCCCGAAGAAGTAGCGGCCACCGGCACGGGTGGCTCAATCTTGAGCGCCTGGAACGCCGCGTTCGACAGCAGGCAGTACGCGGCGAAGCAGTAGAAGCCGGTGCCGGCCACCGCCGAGAGATTGGCGGTGCCCTTCCCGACCAGCAGCGCGATGAGCATGCCGACGGCGAACACGTCGGCCATCGACCACTTGCTCATCGCCTGTACCACGCCGTACAGCCGATACGACGTCGCGCTGCCGCGCAGCGCGAAGATCGGGACCAACAGCGCCGCCTTGATCAGCGGCACCAGCACGCTGAAGAGCACGATCAGGCCGGCTACGAAATTGTTGCCGGTGTTGTGCAGGCTCTGAATGGCGCTGATCACACTGCGCGTCTCGTTGGACAGTTCGCGCGTGTTGCCGAACAGCTCCATGGTGGCGCGAATGGTGAGCACCGGCTGCACGAGTCCCGGCCACAGCAGCACCAGCGACACGAGCGCCAGCGCGATCGCAAGTTTGTTTCGTGGAGTCATGAGAATGTGCTAGGCGGCGAGCTGGGTGATCGCACGAACGAACGCATCCAGTTCAGCGGTCGTCGTGAAGAGCTGCGGCGTGACACGCACGCCGGTCACACCGGCGGTGTCGATCGCCACGGTGAAGATCTTAAAGCGGTCCATCAGCGCGGTGGCGAGATCGCCCGGCTTCATGCCGTCGATCCCTACGTTCGCAATGGCGCCCGTGCGCGCCGGATCACTCGGAGTGAACAGCCGCACGCGCGGCACACCACGTACCTTCGTCGTCCAGTACTGCTGCAGCCAGCGCAAGCGGGCTTCCTTGCGCTGAATGCCGATCTCCTCGTGAAAGGTGATCGCGTCTTCGATGGCGAGATCGGTGTGCACCGGATGCGTGCCGGTGTGATTGAGCTTGGCGATGCTGTTGGTGGGCTGTCCCTCGTCACCGTAGATCGGCCACAGCTTCTCGATGGCATCGCGACGCACATACAGCAGGCCGGCCCCGAGCGGCGTGCCAAGCCATTTGTGCAGACTGGCGCCGTAGAAGTCGCAGCCGAGGTCGGGCATGCGGAAGTCGAGTTGTGCGAAGGCATGGGCGCCGTCCACCATGACGGGCACGCCGCGCGCGTGCGCCATGTCGCAGATCTTCTTCACCGGCAGCACGTGGCCCGTGATATTGATCATGTGACAGACCATCAGCAGACGGGTGCGGGGCGTGATGGCGTTGGCGTACACCTGCACGATCTCGTCATCGCTACGCGGGTCGAGCGGAACGGTGACCTTGCGATTCACGATGCCCCATCGGCGGCCCATGAGCGCGAACTGATCGAGCATGGCACCGTAATCGTGCACCGCCATCACCGCTTCGTCGCCGGCCTTCCAGTCGAAACCCGAGATCACCGTGTCGAGGGACTCGGTCGTGTTACGGGTGATGATCAGCTCTTCGGGCGAACATCCGGCCAATGTCGCGAGGCGGGCCTGCACACGCGCCTTGTTGGTGCCCTGCACCGTGCGCATGTAGCGCGAGCTCTGGGCGTTCACGGCCCGCACATGGCCGATGAACCGCTCCAGGACCGGCTGCGACTGCATGGAGTAGTAGCCGTGCTCGAGGTGGATGTAGTCGGCGGGGACCAGATACTTGGCGCGGAGCACGTCCCAGAAATCGGCTCGGCTAGCCAGCTCATCTACTGGCAGGCGCGAAAAGGCTTTCAGTTGGGCCGGACTGAACAGAAGGCCCAGAGAGGCGCCTCCCAGCGCGCCGCCCACGGTACGGAGAAATTCGCGCTTGTCCATGCGTCGGGGGAGATGAGGGGCCCGGACGCGGCGGGAAGCAGTTGTGCCCCCCGTCGCTGCCTGCGAACTTACCTGATTGTGTCAGCTCCGGCCGCCCCCGGTCCGGAGCCGCCTCACCTTCCGTCCAGTCCATGACCGTCGCAGCCACCGCTTCCGCGACTGCCGCTTCCCGGCCAGCCGCCGCCATGAGTGCCGGCGCGGCCGAGCTTGATTACCGCCCGTCGTACTTGGCCGCCGGAATTGCCGGCCTTGTCGTGTTCCTCCTGTACCTCGTCACGCTGGCCCCGACGACGTCCATGTGGGACACCAGCGAGTATATCGCGGCCGCGTACGTCCTTGGTATTCCGCACCCGCCGGGCAATCCGTTCTTCGTCCTCATCGGGCGTGTGTTCGCGATCCTGCCGATCGCGCCCACCGTCGCGATGCGCATCAACGTGCTGGCGGCGCTCTCGAGTGCGGTGTCGGCCGGACTGTGGTTCCTCATTACCGAACGCGTGCTCGTGCAGTGGATGCCGCGGCGCTGGCAGCGCATCGCGGGTGGTGCGCTCGCCGCACTCATCGGCGCCACCGCGTTCACGGTGTGGAATCAGTCGGTCGTCAACGAAAAGGTGTATACCGTCTCGCTGGTGGGCCTGGCGATCATCTGCTGGCTGACCGTGCGCTGGTGTGATGATCCGGAAGGCCCCGTGGCCGACCGTCTCCTGGTGCTCGTCGCCTACCTGCTCGGACTCGGCTACGCCAACCACATGGCAGGCATGCTGGCCGCGCCTGCCGTCGGACTCGCCGTCCTGATCCGTCGGCCGTCGTCGATTCTGCGCTGGAAGTTGCTGGTGGCCTGCGGCGCCGCGCTGGTGTTCGGCATGACACCGTTCGCTACGCAGCCGATTCGCGCCGCGCACTTTCCCGCGATCAACGAAGGCGAACCGACGGGCTGCGTGACTGAGCTCAAGATGGATTGTACCTTCTCGGCGCTCACGTACGATCGCTTCATGTAC
This region of Gemmatimonas groenlandica genomic DNA includes:
- a CDS encoding paraquat-inducible protein A yields the protein MTPRNKLAIALALVSLVLLWPGLVQPVLTIRATMELFGNTRELSNETRSVISAIQSLHNTGNNFVAGLIVLFSVLVPLIKAALLVPIFALRGSATSYRLYGVVQAMSKWSMADVFAVGMLIALLVGKGTANLSAVAGTGFYCFAAYCLLSNAAFQALKIEPPVPVAATSSGSTSSPFSARS
- a CDS encoding aminotransferase class V-fold PLP-dependent enzyme encodes the protein MDKREFLRTVGGALGGASLGLLFSPAQLKAFSRLPVDELASRADFWDVLRAKYLVPADYIHLEHGYYSMQSQPVLERFIGHVRAVNAQSSRYMRTVQGTNKARVQARLATLAGCSPEELIITRNTTESLDTVISGFDWKAGDEAVMAVHDYGAMLDQFALMGRRWGIVNRKVTVPLDPRSDDEIVQVYANAITPRTRLLMVCHMINITGHVLPVKKICDMAHARGVPVMVDGAHAFAQLDFRMPDLGCDFYGASLHKWLGTPLGAGLLYVRRDAIEKLWPIYGDEGQPTNSIAKLNHTGTHPVHTDLAIEDAITFHEEIGIQRKEARLRWLQQYWTTKVRGVPRVRLFTPSDPARTGAIANVGIDGMKPGDLATALMDRFKIFTVAIDTAGVTGVRVTPQLFTTTAELDAFVRAITQLAA